The nucleotide sequence CTCAACAACGGTTGGATTTTTTGCGACCCCCGACCTGGATGGCGTGTCTGGGTTGCAGATGTCGGGCGTTACGCGTTGTTCGACGGCGTTGATTGGAACATTCAAGCGGTGGCGTGCAGCGAAGGCGGGGCATCGACCGTGGTTGAGCTGATCGAGTTTGATCACGAGATATCAGAAGGGGTAGCGAACTCGACTGCAGTAGGAATCCCGGCGTCGAGTTTGGTCTTCGGTGTTACCGGACGAGTACTGGACGAGGTTCAAGGAAATCTGACGTCATGGAAAATTGGCGTATCCGGCGGTGATGACCGTTACGGAAACAGTCTTGGACTTGCTAAAAATAGCTGGGCTATGGGATTGTCGGGGCAGCCTCTCGCCTACTATAGTGATACGCCGCTGAAACTGAGCGCGGTGGGCGGAACGTTCTCAGGCGGACAAGTGCGATTGGCAATCCATTTGTTGCGTCTCGGTATTCCACGCGCTGTCTAGTTGCCCAACGACATTGGGGGACTTATGTTACGGCTCAAACGTGGACATGGCGCACCCCCCGTGAATGGAGCATCAGATGACCGAGCCAAACAGACATCTTTCGTCCTTCGACCCGGTTTGGGAACAGATCAAGGACGAGGCCGCGGTCGCGATTGCCGACGATCCTCTGCTTGGTGGCCTCATCCATTCTAGTGTACTGCACCATAGCTCGATTGAGGGAGCTCTGGCCTACCGTATGTCCATGAAGCTCGCCTCGGCTGAGATGTCAGAGCAATTGTTGCGTGAAATTGCGGACCAGGCCTACGCGTCATCGGATGAACTGAGTAAACGAGCACGAGCCGATC is from Qingshengfaniella alkalisoli and encodes:
- a CDS encoding DUF2793 domain-containing protein, giving the protein MSKTANLKISLLSASQAQKHVTVNEALVVLDAFCQAELVSISQTSPVPLPMEGQAYGIPLGASGDWADQDGRVAVFLNNGWIFCDPRPGWRVWVADVGRYALFDGVDWNIQAVACSEGGASTVVELIEFDHEISEGVANSTAVGIPASSLVFGVTGRVLDEVQGNLTSWKIGVSGGDDRYGNSLGLAKNSWAMGLSGQPLAYYSDTPLKLSAVGGTFSGGQVRLAIHLLRLGIPRAV